In Aquimarina spinulae, a single window of DNA contains:
- a CDS encoding LytR/AlgR family response regulator transcription factor: MKYPYVIIDNDQKIADSIQISLEEQPDYICTGIAKDEQDALDLILERRPRLVFLEPEVPGIDTVTTKYSLMTELSKYMSRLPEFIVITKTSDYAIEGIRNRIMDYILKPFSKGQINRTLMRFEKDFGQSGDNTLCFKSYGDYRFVDVDEILYLKADNNTTDFIMSNGTKVEAFKTLKHFQNLLPDHFVRIHNSYIINTDYVSRIHFGKAKCAIKNTDDLIPFSKSYKNNVEEIKDSLAKKSLIYI, translated from the coding sequence ATGAAATATCCTTATGTAATCATTGATAATGATCAGAAAATTGCAGATTCTATCCAAATCTCTCTAGAAGAGCAGCCAGATTATATCTGTACAGGAATAGCAAAAGACGAGCAGGATGCATTGGATTTAATTTTAGAGAGAAGACCCAGACTTGTTTTTTTAGAGCCAGAAGTGCCAGGAATAGATACCGTAACAACAAAGTATTCTTTAATGACCGAGCTTTCTAAGTATATGTCGCGGTTACCAGAGTTTATTGTAATCACCAAAACATCAGATTATGCTATAGAAGGCATACGTAACAGAATTATGGATTATATCCTTAAACCCTTTAGCAAAGGGCAGATAAACAGAACCTTAATGAGGTTCGAAAAAGACTTTGGCCAGAGTGGTGATAATACCCTATGTTTTAAGTCTTATGGAGACTATCGATTTGTAGATGTAGATGAGATATTATACCTAAAAGCAGATAATAATACCACAGATTTTATAATGAGTAATGGTACTAAGGTAGAAGCTTTTAAGACCTTAAAACATTTTCAGAACCTGTTGCCAGATCATTTTGTGCGTATACATAACAGTTATATTATTAATACCGATTATGTATCGAGAATACATTTCGGAAAAGCAAAATGCGCCATCAAAAATACAGATGATTTAATCCCCTTCTCTAAGTCGTATAAAAACAATGTAGAAGAAATTAAAGATTCCTTAGCAAAGAAAAGTTTGATCTATATATAG
- a CDS encoding SIR2 family NAD-dependent protein deacylase has protein sequence MQNIVVLTGAGISAESGINTFRDANGLWEGHDVMEVASPQGWRNNPELVLDFYNKRRSQLHTVTPNKAHLDLVALEKKFNVSIITQNVDDLHERAGSNNVIHLHGELLKVRSQFDEQLVLDWKHDLVLGDHCEHNSQLRPHIVWFGEAVPMMDRAINITERADILMIIGTSMQVYPAAGLLQYAKYKTPVYFIDPNPAISPTEHLTILAEKATTGVTKVVNELLG, from the coding sequence ATGCAAAATATAGTCGTACTTACGGGAGCAGGAATTAGCGCAGAAAGCGGGATCAATACGTTTAGAGATGCCAATGGTTTATGGGAAGGACATGATGTTATGGAGGTAGCTTCTCCGCAAGGGTGGAGAAACAATCCAGAATTGGTTCTCGATTTTTATAATAAAAGACGTAGCCAACTACATACAGTAACTCCTAACAAAGCGCATCTTGATCTGGTAGCTTTGGAAAAGAAATTTAACGTTTCTATCATTACTCAAAATGTAGATGACCTGCATGAAAGAGCAGGAAGTAATAATGTGATACATCTGCATGGCGAATTACTAAAAGTGCGAAGTCAGTTCGATGAGCAATTGGTACTCGACTGGAAACACGACCTGGTTCTCGGGGATCATTGCGAGCATAATTCGCAACTACGACCTCATATCGTATGGTTTGGCGAAGCAGTACCTATGATGGATCGAGCTATAAATATTACAGAACGGGCAGATATTCTTATGATTATTGGTACCTCTATGCAGGTATACCCTGCTGCCGGACTACTACAATATGCCAAGTATAAAACTCCTGTTTATTTTATCGATCCCAATCCGGCAATTTCCCCTACAGAGCATCTTACCATACTAGCAGAGAAAGCTACTACGGGAGTGACTAAAGTGGTGAATGAGTTGTTAGGGTGA
- a CDS encoding heme-binding domain-containing protein, giving the protein MIKRILFLLVLIFLISQFLRPTKNEASYDSIATFEAATMVPAEVKTILQNQCYDCHSNVTRYPWYMEVSPISHWMAYHIKEGKEHFNVSDWESYTDKQKDHKLEEFIEMIEKKEMPLESYTWMHGKLPANDAEKLINWAKETSKAITKGEEDPQKKVTDSLPVKVSDSTVVDSI; this is encoded by the coding sequence ATGATAAAAAGAATTCTTTTTCTACTCGTATTGATTTTTTTGATATCACAGTTTTTACGACCGACTAAAAACGAGGCAAGCTACGATAGTATTGCTACGTTCGAAGCAGCTACCATGGTTCCTGCAGAGGTTAAAACAATTTTGCAGAATCAATGTTATGATTGTCATAGTAATGTTACACGATACCCCTGGTATATGGAGGTTAGTCCCATTTCGCATTGGATGGCCTATCATATAAAAGAAGGAAAAGAGCATTTTAATGTCTCTGACTGGGAGTCGTACACCGATAAGCAAAAGGATCATAAGCTAGAAGAGTTTATAGAAATGATAGAGAAGAAAGAAATGCCTTTAGAATCCTATACCTGGATGCATGGTAAATTACCAGCTAATGATGCAGAAAAACTAATCAATTGGGCAAAAGAAACCAGTAAAGCAATAACCAAAGGTGAAGAAGATCCACAGAAAAAAGTAACAGATTCGTTGCCTGTAAAAGTATCAGATTCTACCGTTGTAGATAGTATTTAA
- a CDS encoding adenylosuccinate lyase — translation MTSLEDVLSTVDHSREKRKLFANMILENPELLPDLLNICARVDDEISCKASWGLEFLCKHDLTAILPYLDTVISIVPNVYQHPAVRPMAKIFEYLSIAYYQKKNPKVRAALTTTHREKITELCFDWIITDQKVAPKAYSMTSLYLLGTEFDWVHPELKITLENNYNTGSAAYKARSRMVLKKIG, via the coding sequence ATGACATCGCTTGAAGACGTATTAAGTACCGTAGATCATTCTCGTGAAAAAAGGAAGCTTTTTGCTAATATGATCCTTGAGAATCCAGAACTGCTTCCTGATTTGCTAAATATCTGTGCCCGGGTAGATGATGAAATCTCGTGCAAAGCTTCCTGGGGTCTCGAATTTTTATGCAAACACGATCTTACTGCTATTCTCCCTTATCTTGATACGGTTATTAGTATTGTACCTAATGTATATCAACATCCTGCTGTACGACCTATGGCAAAAATATTCGAATATCTAAGTATTGCCTATTACCAAAAAAAGAACCCTAAAGTAAGAGCTGCCTTAACTACCACACATCGCGAAAAAATAACAGAACTATGCTTCGACTGGATCATTACAGATCAAAAAGTAGCTCCAAAAGCATATTCTATGACATCTTTATATCTGCTGGGCACAGAATTCGATTGGGTACACCCCGAACTTAAAATTACACTAGAGAATAATTACAATACCGGCAGTGCAGCTTATAAAGCACGTTCTCGAATGGTATTGAAAAAAATTGGGTAG
- the purB gene encoding adenylosuccinate lyase, with amino-acid sequence MSLFPLQAISPIDGRYASKTKSLSAFFSEEALIKYRVLVEIEYFIALCELPLPQLQGIDTSLFDKLREIYTNFSSEDASAIKDIEKVTNHDVKAVEYFIKEKFDALGLQEYKEFIHFGLTSQDINNTAVPLSIKEAISSVYIPEYNALLTKLKSLVEEWSAVPMLARTHGQPASPTRLGKEFQVYVTRIEAQFDLLKDIPSAAKFGGATGNYNAHKVAYPNIDWKAFGTHFVQEKLGLHHSFPTTQIEHYDHMAALFDGLKRINTIILDLDRDVWTYVSMDYFKQKIKKGEVGSSAMPHKVNPIDFENSEGNLGIANAIFEHLAAKLPVSRLQRDLTDSTVLRNVGVPFGHTLIAFQATLKGLNKLLLNEGKFAEDLENNWAVVAEAIQTILRREGYPNPYEALKGLTRTNEKINQNSIADFIETLDVSESIKSELKQITPSNYTGI; translated from the coding sequence ATGTCATTATTCCCTTTGCAAGCAATCTCACCTATAGATGGGCGTTACGCATCAAAGACCAAATCTCTTAGTGCATTTTTTAGTGAAGAAGCCTTAATCAAATATCGTGTACTCGTAGAAATTGAATATTTTATCGCTTTATGCGAGCTACCACTACCACAATTACAAGGTATTGATACTTCGTTATTTGATAAGCTAAGAGAAATCTATACTAATTTTTCTAGCGAGGATGCCTCGGCAATAAAAGACATAGAAAAAGTAACGAATCATGATGTAAAAGCTGTAGAGTATTTTATCAAAGAGAAATTTGATGCTCTTGGGTTACAAGAATATAAAGAGTTTATTCATTTTGGATTAACCTCTCAGGATATTAATAATACTGCGGTACCGTTAAGTATTAAAGAAGCTATTAGTAGTGTTTATATCCCAGAGTACAATGCATTACTAACAAAGCTAAAATCTTTGGTAGAAGAATGGTCTGCCGTACCTATGCTTGCACGTACTCATGGACAACCTGCCTCTCCTACCCGATTAGGAAAAGAGTTTCAGGTATATGTTACCAGAATCGAAGCACAGTTTGATTTACTAAAGGATATACCAAGTGCTGCAAAATTTGGTGGTGCTACAGGAAATTACAACGCACATAAAGTAGCTTACCCCAATATCGACTGGAAAGCTTTTGGGACTCATTTTGTACAAGAAAAACTGGGGCTTCATCATTCTTTTCCCACTACTCAGATTGAGCACTATGATCATATGGCTGCACTGTTTGATGGTTTAAAACGTATTAATACGATTATACTGGACCTGGATCGTGATGTATGGACTTATGTATCTATGGATTATTTTAAGCAAAAAATAAAAAAAGGAGAAGTTGGTTCTTCGGCTATGCCGCATAAAGTAAATCCTATTGATTTTGAAAATAGTGAAGGTAACCTGGGCATTGCAAATGCCATATTCGAACACCTTGCTGCAAAACTACCTGTAAGTCGATTACAACGTGACCTTACCGATAGTACAGTACTTAGAAATGTTGGTGTACCCTTTGGGCATACGCTAATTGCTTTTCAGGCTACACTGAAAGGGCTAAATAAGCTTTTATTGAATGAAGGTAAATTCGCAGAAGATCTTGAGAATAACTGGGCTGTTGTTGCAGAAGCTATACAAACCATACTAAGGCGAGAAGGATATCCTAATCCTTATGAAGCTTTAAAAGGTCTTACTCGTACTAACGAAAAGATAAATCAAAATTCTATTGCTGATTTTATTGAAACCCTCGATGTTTCTGAATCTATAAAATCAGAGTTAAAACAAATTACTCCTTCTAACTATACAGGGATATAA
- a CDS encoding DUF4252 domain-containing protein produces MKNVYKILGIVSISLMMSCSSEPSLQKYFVDHHGDADFIAVDVPTSLLDKETVELNKDEREALESIKKVNFLALQLTESNQGKYEEESAAIKKILDTDKYETLMRFGSDGTKAVLKYQGEEDDIDEVIVFAKNNEKGLALVRVLGDNMRPEKMAMLMKSVEKGKINLNAFKEIAQTIDIDD; encoded by the coding sequence ATGAAAAATGTGTATAAAATTTTAGGCATTGTAAGTATATCACTAATGATGAGTTGTAGTAGCGAACCCTCACTACAAAAGTATTTTGTAGATCATCATGGTGATGCTGATTTTATAGCAGTCGATGTACCGACTAGCCTTTTGGATAAAGAAACGGTAGAACTTAATAAAGATGAGAGAGAAGCTTTAGAAAGTATCAAAAAAGTTAACTTTTTGGCTTTGCAACTTACCGAGAGTAATCAAGGTAAATATGAAGAAGAGAGTGCAGCGATAAAAAAGATATTAGATACAGATAAGTATGAAACCTTAATGCGATTTGGATCAGACGGAACCAAAGCAGTACTTAAATATCAAGGAGAAGAAGATGATATCGATGAGGTTATCGTTTTTGCCAAGAATAATGAAAAAGGATTAGCATTAGTACGTGTATTGGGAGATAATATGAGACCCGAAAAAATGGCTATGCTTATGAAATCTGTAGAAAAAGGTAAAATCAACCTTAATGCCTTTAAAGAAATAGCGCAAACTATAGATATTGATGATTAA
- a CDS encoding DUF4252 domain-containing protein: protein MKKLAIILAFAILPYVSNAQSNFDKYEDMKGVSSVVVTSKMFKLLSQIKLESNDTEVQEYMNLVENIKNIKVFATENAAVGQKMRADVSNYLKSSSLDELMRVKSDGKNVKFYSKPGKDDDHVSELFMFLDGVKEDGDGPNTVVLTITGDIDLKQVSKIADHLNVPGGEELKHVKKKGN, encoded by the coding sequence ATGAAAAAGTTAGCAATTATTTTAGCCTTTGCAATATTACCATATGTGTCTAACGCACAAAGTAATTTTGATAAATATGAAGATATGAAAGGAGTATCTTCTGTAGTAGTAACCAGTAAAATGTTTAAGCTACTAAGCCAAATAAAATTAGAAAGTAATGATACCGAAGTACAAGAGTATATGAATCTTGTAGAAAACATCAAAAACATCAAGGTCTTTGCTACAGAAAATGCAGCAGTAGGACAAAAGATGAGAGCAGATGTAAGTAACTACCTTAAAAGCTCTTCTCTTGATGAATTAATGAGAGTAAAAAGTGATGGGAAAAATGTAAAATTTTATTCTAAACCAGGAAAAGACGATGATCATGTAAGTGAATTGTTTATGTTTCTTGATGGCGTAAAAGAAGATGGAGATGGACCCAATACTGTAGTACTTACGATAACAGGAGATATTGATTTAAAACAAGTCTCTAAGATTGCAGATCACCTTAATGTACCTGGTGGAGAAGAATTAAAGCACGTGAAAAAGAAAGGAAACTAA
- a CDS encoding RNA polymerase sigma factor → MKEGAFITLTNGFKDKLFRLAKRLLVSNEEAEDATQEVLLKLWKNKSKMAEYKNVEAFAMTMTKNYCYDKLKAKETGNLKIVHSNYKDERPSLQRQVEARDSLDWVGKIMDGLPEQQRMIIQLRDIEQYNNAEIADMLGLNETAVRVALSRGRKKIREELLKKHNYGVV, encoded by the coding sequence ATGAAAGAAGGAGCATTTATAACGCTTACAAACGGATTTAAAGATAAGCTTTTTAGGTTAGCTAAACGTTTGCTTGTAAGTAATGAAGAAGCAGAAGATGCTACACAAGAAGTATTACTGAAGCTATGGAAGAATAAAAGTAAAATGGCTGAGTATAAAAATGTAGAAGCTTTTGCGATGACAATGACTAAGAATTATTGTTATGATAAGCTTAAGGCTAAAGAAACAGGGAACCTAAAAATTGTACATAGTAATTATAAGGACGAGAGACCTTCATTACAACGACAAGTAGAAGCTAGAGATAGTTTAGATTGGGTAGGTAAGATTATGGATGGTCTGCCAGAACAACAACGAATGATTATCCAGCTTAGAGATATAGAACAATATAATAATGCAGAAATAGCTGATATGCTAGGACTTAATGAAACGGCAGTTAGAGTTGCATTATCAAGAGGAAGAAAAAAAATTAGAGAAGAATTATTAAAAAAACACAATTATGGAGTTGTCTAA
- a CDS encoding S41 family peptidase, with protein MKYIKYFALLFFVGNLLTACFDDNDDVPRISGATEINDFIWKGLNLYYLYKADVPDLANNRFPSNQEYTQFLEGFSTPEAIFAELKSKQTVLVNGEQVEVDQFSWIVDDYVALEQAFDGITKNNGMEYGLVRYPNDQSLVFGYVRYVLPGTDAEAKGIKRGDIFNTVNGTQMNDQNFRQLLSPDSYTIGLATFDGTNVTATGTSVSLTKVQYTENPVFISKTIDVGGSPVGYLMYNSFTGDFDPQLNAAFAKFVSDNVSDLILDLRYNGGGSVTTAIDLSSMITGQFNGQIFSTEEWNSDRQAQFGSTNLFDNQIRTGEAINSLNLSRVYVLTTRSSASASELVINGLDPHINVIQVGTTTRGKFQASITLYDSNNFGRDGANAGHTYAMQPLVLKSSNSVGFTDYHGGFSPEIEIEEDYSNLNVLGDENEPLFKAAIDNILGTKSAKNYNLLQLESVGSSKMFSPTYQRMYK; from the coding sequence ATGAAGTACATAAAGTATTTTGCACTATTGTTTTTCGTTGGCAACCTGCTTACTGCATGTTTTGATGATAACGATGATGTACCCCGTATTTCTGGAGCTACAGAAATAAATGATTTTATATGGAAAGGATTAAACCTTTATTACTTATATAAAGCAGATGTCCCGGATTTGGCAAATAATCGTTTTCCATCGAATCAGGAATACACACAGTTTTTAGAAGGATTTTCTACTCCCGAAGCAATTTTCGCGGAATTAAAATCTAAGCAAACTGTATTAGTAAACGGAGAACAGGTAGAAGTTGACCAGTTTAGTTGGATTGTAGATGACTATGTTGCTTTAGAGCAAGCTTTTGATGGGATTACAAAGAATAATGGTATGGAATATGGCCTTGTACGTTATCCAAACGACCAATCTCTTGTGTTTGGATATGTACGTTATGTGTTACCAGGAACAGATGCTGAAGCCAAAGGAATAAAGAGAGGAGATATCTTTAATACGGTTAATGGCACCCAGATGAATGACCAAAACTTTAGACAATTACTATCCCCCGATAGTTATACTATAGGACTGGCTACTTTTGATGGTACTAATGTTACTGCTACAGGAACTTCTGTTTCTCTTACCAAAGTTCAATATACCGAGAATCCTGTTTTTATATCAAAGACAATTGATGTAGGTGGTAGCCCTGTGGGATATCTTATGTATAATTCTTTTACTGGCGATTTTGATCCCCAGCTTAATGCAGCTTTTGCAAAATTTGTATCCGATAATGTAAGTGATTTAATATTAGATCTAAGATATAACGGCGGTGGATCTGTTACCACTGCAATTGATTTATCGAGTATGATTACAGGGCAGTTTAATGGTCAGATTTTTTCGACAGAAGAATGGAACTCTGATCGACAGGCACAATTTGGGAGTACCAACCTTTTTGATAATCAAATTAGAACAGGCGAAGCTATTAACAGTCTTAATTTGAGCAGAGTTTATGTTTTAACAACCAGAAGCTCTGCTTCGGCTAGTGAACTGGTAATTAACGGGCTTGATCCGCATATAAATGTGATTCAGGTAGGAACTACTACAAGAGGAAAATTTCAAGCCTCAATAACATTGTATGATTCTAATAATTTTGGAAGAGACGGAGCTAATGCAGGACATACATATGCTATGCAACCTTTAGTTCTTAAATCTAGTAATTCTGTTGGTTTTACCGATTATCACGGCGGTTTTTCTCCAGAAATAGAAATCGAAGAAGATTATTCTAATCTTAATGTCTTAGGTGACGAAAACGAGCCTCTTTTTAAAGCTGCAATAGATAATATTTTAGGTACAAAAAGTGCTAAAAATTATAATTTGCTACAACTAGAAAGCGTAGGAAGTAGTAAAATGTTTTCTCCCACTTATCAACGAATGTATAAATAA
- a CDS encoding S41 family peptidase produces MRTVQFKILFLSLFIVFSCSNDDDNPQDQGTPPEVLTNSDQNIDEFIWKGMNTAYLYKANVSDLANDRFNTNQDFFQFLSKFNSPETLFDGLKSTNPEDRFSFIVDDYIALEQAFNGVSKSNGIDFGLSLVSQDSDDVIGFIRYILPGTDAEAKGLKRGDLFNAVNGVKLTRNTDFNTVFGQDSYSISLININNGNIVETGQNVSLTKVQYTENPIFIAKTIEYQGQKIGYLMYNSFVGSFDAKLNEAFGTFKADGINDLILDLRYNGGGSVRTAIDMSSMITGQFNGEIFSKEIWNDELQNQFSSGAEGEEALINRFGNTIRTGEQINSLGATKLYVLTTNRTASASELVINGLEPYIDVVQIGELTTGKFQASVTLYDSQGFGREGANSTHTYAIQPLVLKSANKNGVTDFINGLTPDLMFKENISSMGVLGEIDEPFLKTALDFIVSGATLTATSKNGFTNDIIDWEAKALLPNYQRMYKDNFTFSPINR; encoded by the coding sequence ATGCGTACAGTACAATTTAAAATATTATTTCTTTCCTTATTTATTGTTTTTTCTTGCTCTAATGATGATGATAACCCGCAAGATCAAGGAACACCCCCTGAAGTATTAACCAATTCTGATCAAAATATCGATGAATTTATATGGAAAGGCATGAATACTGCTTATTTGTATAAAGCCAACGTAAGTGACCTGGCAAATGACAGGTTTAATACAAATCAAGATTTTTTTCAATTTTTAAGTAAATTCAACTCTCCAGAAACATTGTTTGATGGATTAAAATCTACCAATCCAGAAGATCGATTCAGTTTTATTGTTGATGACTATATTGCCTTAGAACAAGCTTTTAATGGTGTTTCTAAAAGCAATGGAATCGACTTTGGCTTAAGCTTGGTTTCTCAAGATTCTGATGATGTTATAGGTTTTATACGTTATATATTACCAGGAACGGATGCAGAGGCTAAAGGACTAAAACGTGGAGATCTTTTTAATGCAGTTAACGGTGTTAAATTAACTAGAAATACTGATTTTAATACCGTTTTTGGTCAAGATTCGTATAGCATCAGTTTAATTAATATTAATAATGGAAATATTGTCGAAACAGGTCAAAATGTTTCATTAACTAAGGTTCAATATACCGAAAACCCAATTTTTATTGCTAAAACTATAGAATATCAAGGTCAAAAGATTGGCTATTTAATGTATAATAGTTTTGTTGGTAGTTTTGATGCAAAACTAAATGAAGCTTTTGGGACATTTAAAGCCGATGGAATTAATGATTTAATTCTGGATTTAAGATACAATGGTGGTGGATCGGTAAGAACTGCAATAGATATGTCGAGTATGATCACAGGGCAATTTAACGGAGAAATCTTTTCAAAAGAAATATGGAATGATGAATTGCAAAATCAGTTTTCTTCTGGTGCTGAAGGAGAAGAAGCATTAATCAACAGATTTGGAAATACAATTCGTACAGGTGAACAAATTAATTCTTTAGGAGCTACCAAATTATATGTTCTTACTACCAACAGGACTGCTTCTGCCAGTGAGTTAGTTATTAACGGGTTAGAACCTTATATCGATGTAGTCCAAATTGGAGAATTAACTACAGGAAAATTTCAAGCTTCTGTTACACTTTATGACTCTCAAGGTTTTGGAAGAGAAGGCGCCAATTCAACTCATACATACGCTATACAGCCTTTAGTATTAAAATCTGCTAATAAAAATGGAGTGACTGATTTTATAAATGGATTGACACCTGATCTTATGTTTAAAGAAAATATATCAAGTATGGGTGTTCTAGGAGAAATTGATGAACCTTTCTTAAAAACAGCTTTGGATTTTATAGTTAGTGGTGCGACTTTAACTGCAACAAGTAAAAATGGATTTACAAATGATATAATTGATTGGGAGGCTAAAGCTTTATTGCCAAATTACCAAAGAATGTATAAAGACAATTTTACTTTTTCTCCCATAAATAGATAA
- a CDS encoding TonB-dependent receptor plug domain-containing protein — MNKKVFFGTAFLMLGSSFVFGQEIQIDEVVNELDEVVISDSKFSLKREQSGKVITKITAAELERSQGQSVATVLTRATGLFINGNSSVAGQDLGVYVRGGRNRQVVIRIDGVTVSDPSTSSGDFDLRLLSVNQVQEIEILKGASSTLYGSGAAAAVINIITKSESKKKIAASFQSSIGTNQSQEDQDYDINEFVNLASINGTLGKVSYLASIGNQFSDGLSAAEVEGAESDAFSKFNVYAKLGYRWNDNFRFHFFGNLDQYKNDFDAAAGIDGDNRFESQQLRAGSFWEIKYPKGSFTFTNSFASLERDLTRSSFPSKYEGNVHTFDAYNKYTFNNTLHTVIGANGSYSKFSLLNIPFGTTNLEETISDTDAEFDIIDPYINVVYASDFGFNLNVGARYNIHSTYDNHVVYNINPSYTHTFGDNYIKGLASYSTAYITPSLFQLYDTAFLTGNPDLKPEESTTIEGGVELSHKKKATVSVVYFNRKSENFITFNPTTFVNFNSPDDIKVDGVEVEVSTLMLEDKLSVKGNYTYTNIDKLDDNIRIPKHMINASIGYQLGEKTYTSLNYQYNTKRIDNDFANTDPVTFAPTQVSLDGYGILDFYISHRLLKNLNVYAAMHNITNEDYQEILGFSTKGRNARIGITLEF; from the coding sequence ATGAACAAAAAAGTATTTTTTGGAACCGCATTTTTAATGTTGGGATCTTCTTTTGTATTTGGACAGGAGATCCAAATAGATGAAGTGGTTAACGAGCTAGACGAGGTGGTTATTTCTGACTCTAAGTTTAGTTTAAAACGAGAACAAAGTGGTAAAGTAATTACTAAAATTACCGCTGCAGAACTAGAACGTAGCCAGGGACAATCGGTAGCTACGGTACTTACAAGAGCAACTGGCTTATTTATTAATGGTAATAGCAGTGTGGCAGGACAAGATCTTGGGGTTTATGTACGAGGAGGGCGTAACCGCCAGGTAGTGATTAGAATTGATGGAGTAACCGTTAGCGATCCTTCTACTTCTTCTGGAGATTTTGATTTACGATTATTATCGGTGAATCAGGTACAGGAAATTGAAATTCTTAAAGGAGCATCGAGTACGCTATATGGCTCGGGAGCTGCGGCTGCAGTAATTAATATTATTACAAAATCTGAGAGTAAGAAAAAAATCGCTGCTAGTTTTCAATCCAGTATAGGGACTAATCAATCTCAGGAAGATCAGGATTATGATATTAATGAATTTGTAAACTTGGCTTCGATTAACGGAACCTTAGGAAAGGTAAGCTATTTGGCAAGTATAGGAAACCAGTTTAGTGATGGATTATCGGCAGCAGAGGTCGAAGGAGCAGAAAGTGATGCGTTTTCTAAATTTAATGTATATGCCAAGTTAGGATACCGATGGAATGATAACTTCAGGTTTCATTTTTTTGGAAATTTGGATCAATATAAAAATGATTTCGATGCTGCTGCAGGAATCGATGGAGACAACCGGTTTGAAAGCCAACAATTAAGAGCAGGGTCTTTTTGGGAAATTAAATATCCTAAGGGGAGTTTTACATTTACAAACAGTTTTGCTTCTTTAGAAAGAGATCTTACCAGGTCTAGCTTTCCTTCAAAATACGAAGGTAATGTACATACTTTTGATGCATATAATAAATATACCTTTAACAATACGCTACATACAGTTATTGGAGCTAATGGTTCGTATAGTAAATTTAGCCTACTAAATATTCCTTTTGGCACAACAAATCTAGAAGAAACAATTAGTGATACCGATGCAGAGTTTGATATAATAGATCCATATATTAATGTAGTATACGCTTCAGATTTTGGTTTTAATCTAAATGTGGGAGCGAGATATAATATTCATAGCACCTATGATAATCATGTTGTCTACAATATAAACCCATCATATACTCATACATTTGGAGATAATTATATCAAAGGATTAGCATCGTATAGTACAGCATATATTACACCGTCGTTATTTCAATTGTATGATACAGCATTTCTTACCGGAAATCCAGATCTTAAACCAGAAGAGAGTACAACTATAGAAGGGGGAGTTGAATTATCTCATAAGAAGAAAGCTACAGTGAGTGTAGTATATTTTAATCGTAAATCAGAAAATTTCATCACCTTTAATCCAACTACTTTTGTGAACTTTAATTCGCCAGACGATATTAAGGTAGATGGAGTAGAAGTAGAGGTGTCTACATTGATGTTAGAAGATAAACTATCAGTAAAAGGGAATTATACATATACTAATATTGATAAATTAGATGATAATATTAGAATTCCTAAACATATGATTAATGCCAGTATAGGTTACCAACTAGGAGAAAAGACATATACTTCGTTAAACTATCAATACAATACTAAGCGTATAGATAATGATTTTGCTAATACAGACCCGGTTACTTTTGCCCCAACACAAGTTTCTCTTGATGGTTATGGGATTTTAGATTTTTACATTAGTCATCGATTACTAAAAAATCTAAATGTTTATGCAGCGATGCATAATATTACCAATGAAGATTATCAGGAGATTTTAGGATTTAGTACCAAAGGTAGAAATGCCAGAATTGGAATTACTCTAGAATTTTAA